The Raphanus sativus cultivar WK10039 chromosome 2, ASM80110v3, whole genome shotgun sequence DNA segment AGGGATACTGGCTGTTTTCAAAGATTTTTCTAAGATGTCTGGGCTTAATATCAGTTTAGAGAAGTCGACATTATTTCTCGCGGGTGTAAAAGCAGAAGATAGTGTCTCGATCTTGGAGCAATTTCCTTTTGAAGCTGGATCTTTACCAGTAAGATATCTAGGGCTTCCCTTGCTAACCAAGAAAATGACAGTAAGAGATTATAGTCCCCTCATCTCTAGAATCAGAACTCGTATTGCTTCGTGGACTGCGAGGCATCTAACCTTTGCTGGTCGTCTTCAACTAATTGGTTCTGTTATTTATAGCATTACCAACTTTTGGATGTCTGCGTTTAGTCTTCCGAAGATGTGCATTAATGAAATTAACAGCATCTGTTCAGCTTTTCTTTGGTCAGGACCAATTCTGTCGACTCATAAAGCCAAGATAGCTTGGATAGATGTATGTAAACCAAAAGAAGAAGGGGGATTAGGCTTGAAAAACTTGTCTGAGGTAAATAAAGTCACCTACCTGAAGCTTATCTGGCGCATTATCTCTGCAAAAGTTTCTTTATGGGTGAAATAGATCTGGAAATATCTCATACGAAAGGGGTCCTTTTGGAGTGTGAGTGAGAAGAGCTGTTTGGGGTCATGGATTTGGAAGAAAATTCTTCGTCTAAGGCCGTTAGCAATGCAGTTAGCTAAAGTGGAGGTAAATAGTGGCTCTGATACATCCTTTTGGTTTGCAAGATGGTCGCAATTGGGAAGTCTTATTGAGTTAACGGGAGAGAGAGGCTGCTTGATAATGGGTATTCCTATTAACTCAACAGTGGAAAGAGTTGTGCAGACTTATAGAGCCAGACGCCACAGGTTTCTTGTCTATCAACAGATTGAGAAAGAAATTCTCTCTCTTAGAAGACAGGGGCTTAATCAACAGGAAGACGCTTGTTTGTGGAAAAGAGATAATGGGGATTTCAAGCCAGATTTTTCCACTTCTCAGACATGGAACATTGTAAGAACTCAATCGCCTAAAGTGACGTGGTTTAAAGGGATTTGGTTCCGAGAAGCGACCCCAAAACTCTCCTTCATTGCTTGGTTGGCGATTCAAAACAGGCTAGCCACAGGTGACAGGATTATCAGATGGAATCCTCAAGCCATAACCACTTGCTGGCTCTGTAACTCAGCTGAAGAAACCAGAGATCATTTGTTTTTTGAGTGTGGCTATTCGAAAGAAGTTTGGAGAAGCATTATGGGGAATCTTGCAGGCCATAGG contains these protein-coding regions:
- the LOC130508739 gene encoding uncharacterized protein LOC130508739, whose translation is MQLAKVEVNSGSDTSFWFARWSQLGSLIELTGERGCLIMGIPINSTVERVVQTYRARRHRFLVYQQIEKEILSLRRQGLNQQEDACLWKRDNGDFKPDFSTSQTWNIVRTQSPKVTWFKGIWFREATPKLSFIAWLAIQNRLATGDRIIRWNPQAITTCWLCNSAEETRDHLFFECGYSKEVWRSIMGNLAGHRNLFQWSQIVQILIKGLRERVSTFLFRYGFQVVIYAIWYERNVRRVGEASQTTSCMIRRLDKMVRNRITTLRKNPGGKYEKAMEVWFGRN